From a single Phragmites australis chromosome 7, lpPhrAust1.1, whole genome shotgun sequence genomic region:
- the LOC133924031 gene encoding sister chromatid cohesion protein SCC4, giving the protein MSEPSASAAVDGLLALAEEAERRRDFSAAASCLESALRPPHAAALLPLAEARARLRLASLLLDRRAATAAKGHLERALLLLSPLPSAPPRLKLLAHSHLAGAYAVLGAVPSQKHVLRRGLGLLASASASGLLPRAPALLWTCNFQAQLASALAIDGDAASALSTLSAGGAAAAELQSPQLELFFAATELHVHLLCWEDSAAVEGAVARVTQLWDTLPAEQKEHWVGLFFYTELLRTFYLLRICDYKRASQRVELLDTAVKREMQRGQHIKGLASELTAVERTLGQPGLKERERSALAHKQRQLKAQLRTLCGYDSLNDVLDYGDKLLLAPPPMHGEWLPRTAVFVLVDLMVVMVGRPKGIFKECGKRIDSGLQLIHDELLKLGIMDGVTEANLEHSTIWTAGLYLMLLLQFLENKVAVELTRSEFVEAQEALAQMKNWFTRFPTILQGCESTIEMLRGQYAHSVGCFDEAAFHFLEAMKLTESKSMQSMCQVYAAVSYICKGDAESSSQALELVGPAYRTMDSFVGVREKTCIIFVYGLLLMRQHNPQEARNRLASGLRIAHQQLGNIQLVSQYLTILGTLALQLHDAGQAREILKSALTLAKTLYDIPAQMWILSVFTELYRELEEKGNEMENSEYERKKEDDLQRRLSEAHSHAFHQELVEKSRIQIQPLRDLSRNQPEMGASMANTDLDIPESVGLSAPQPSSAKRLVEPTRRSARRRQS; this is encoded by the exons ATGTCCGAGCCGTCCGCGTCGGCGGCGGTGGACGGGCTCCTCGCGCTGGCGGAGGAGGCCGAGCGCCGGCGCGActtctcggccgccgcctcttgCCTCGAGTCCGCGCTGCGCCCTCCCCACGCCGCAGCACTCCTCCCACTCGCCGAGGCCCGCGCGCGACTCCGCCTCGCCTCGCTCCTCCTCGACCgccgcgccgccaccgccgccaagGGGCACCTCGAGcgcgcgctcctcctcctctcgccgCTCCCGTCCGCGCCGCCGCGGCTCAAGCTGCTGGCCCACTCCCACCTCGCGGGCGCCTACGCGGTCCTCGGCGCCGTACCGTCGCAGAAGCACGTGCTTCGCCGCGGGCTCGGCCTCCTCGCCTCCGCGTCCGCCTCTGGGCTCCTCCCCCGCGCCCCCGCGCTGCTTTGGACGTGCAACTTCCAGGCGCAGCTCGCGTCCGCGCTCGCCATCGACGGGGACGCCGCGTCCGCGCTCTCCACCCTGTCCGCGGGgggagccgccgccgcggagCTCCAGAGCCCCCAGCTCGAGCTCTTCTTCGCCGCCACCGAGCTCCACGTCCACCTCCTCTGCTGGGAGGACAGCGCCGCGGTTGAGGGCGCCGTCGCGCGCGTCACGCAGCTCTGGGACACACTCCCGGCCGAGCAG AAGGAGCACTGGGTTGGGCTGTTCTTCTACACAGAGCTGCTGCGGACCTTCTACCTGTTGAGGATCTGTGACTACAAGCGCGCCTCACAGCGCGTAGAGCTGCTGGACACAGCTGTGAAGAGAGAGATGCAGAGAGGCCAGCACATTAAGGGGCTTGCAAGTGAGCTCACCGCAGTGGAGAGGACTCTAGGTCAGCCTGGGTTGAAAGAGCGGGAGAGGTCGGCACTGGCACACAAGCAGAGGCAGCTGAAGGCTCAGTTGCGGACACTGTGTGGCTATGACTCATTGAACGATGTGCTGGATTATGGAGATAAGTTGCTTTTGGCGCCACCGCCGATGCATGGGGAGTGGCTCCCGCGGACTGCGGTGTTTGTGCTTGTAGATCTCATGGTCGTCATGGTGGGTCGTCCTAAAGGGATATTTAAGGAATGTGGGAAGAGAATAGATTCAGGACTGCAGCTCATCCATG ATGAACTCTTGAAGCTTGGCATCATGGATGGTGTGACAG AGGCAAATTTGGAACACTCAACAATATGGACAGCTGGGCTGTACTTGATGCTTTTACTTCAATTTCTGGAAAACAAAGTTGCTGTGGAACTCACAAGATCAGAATTTGTTGAAGCACAAGAG GCTTTAGCACAGATGAAAAACTGGTTTACTCGTTTCCCAACAATTCTCCAAGGTTGTGAAAGCACCATTGAAATGTTAAGGGGACAATATGCACATTCTGTTGGCTGCTTTGATGAGGCTGCTTTCCACTTCCTTGAAGCAATGAAG CTGACAGAGAGCAAATCAATGCAATCAATGTGCCAAGTCTATGCAGCAGTGTCATACATTTGTAAGGGTGACGCAGAATCTTCTTCACAG GCACTAGAATTGGTTGGTCCCGCTTATAGAACAATGGACTCATTTGTTGGCGTACGAGAGAAGACTTGTATCATTTTTGTTTATGGACTTTTACTTATGAGACAGCATAATCCACAAGAAGCTCG GAATCGCCTTGCAAGTGGTTTGAGAATAGCACACCAACAGTTGGGTAACATCCAATTGGTTTCTCAGTATTTAACAATACTGGGGACATTAGCACTTCAGCTACATGATGCGGGACAGGCTAGAGAGATCCTGAAGTCAGCATTGACCTTGGCAAAGACGCTATATGACATTCCAGCACAGATGTGGATCTTGTCAGTATTTACAG AGTTATATCGAGAATTGGAAGAGAAGGGAAATGAAATGGAGAACTCTGAGTatgaaaggaagaaagaagatgaTCTGCAGAGAAGACTTTCTGAAGCTCATTCTCATGCTTTTCACCAGGAGCTG GTGGAGAAATCAAGAATCCAGATTCAGCCGCTGCGTGACTTATCAAGGAACCAGCCGGAGATGGGTGCCTCAATGGCGAACACTGATCTTGACATCCCAGAATCGGTGGGGCTCTCGGCTCCTCAGCCTTCATCTGCCAAAAGGCTGGTCGAGCCAACGAGGCGCAGTGCCAGGAGGAGGCAGTCTTGA